TCTATTTTCCAATCCATCAGCAAAAAAATATTAACCCAACGCTCCCCATCTCCAACCACCCTTACCAAAGAACTCCCCATTCTCCATCTCCAACCCCACCACAATATGGCAAAATTCATAAAGGTACACATTCACCAGTTCGCCATCCCGTTTCTCCATGAGTGAAACCAGCAACAACCTAGCCAAACAATACGACCCCAAAACCACCGAAGCCAAATGGCAGCAGTTTTGGGCAGACAAGCAAATCTTTCAAGCCGACCCCAACCATCCCGGCGAACCCTACTGCATCGTCATCCCGCCACCCAACGTCACCGGCAACCTGCACATGGGACACGCCTTTGAAGCCTCCCTCATCGACGTGTTGGTTCGCTACCATCGCATGCAGGGATACAACACCCTGTGGCTGCCGGGAACCGACCACGCCAGCATCGCCGTGCAAACCATTCTCGACAAACAACTGAAAGCCGAAGGCACCAACCGCTACGAACTCGGTCGGGAAAACTTCATGCAAAGGGCGTGGAAGTGGAAAGAAGAATCCGGCGGTCAAATTGTTAACCAACTGCAACGTTTGGGCGTATCCGTGGATTGGAGTCGGGAACGCTTTACCATGGATGCCCAGCTTTCCGATGCGGTTCTGGAAGCTTTTGTTCGCCTCTACCAAGACGGGTTAATCTATCGCGGGAACTATATGGTGAACTGGTGTCCCGCCAGTCGTTCGGCTGTTTCCGACTTGGAAGTGGAACCAGAAGAAGTCAACGGGCATCTGTGGCAATTCCGCTATCCCATTAGCGATGGTTCCGGCTATGTGGAAGTCGCCACCACCCGTCCGGAAACCATGTTGGGGGATACGGCAGTGGCGGTGAACCCCAACGACGATCGCTACCAGCATTTAATCGGACAAACCCTCACTTTACCCATTCTACAACGAAAAATTCCAGTTATCGCTGACGAACAGGTAGACCCAGAATTTGGTACCGGTTGCGTCAAGGTAACGCCCGCCCACGACCCCAATGACTTTCAGATGGGGCAACGCCACAAGCTAGAATTTATTAGCATTATGAACTTGGATGGCACCCTCAATGCCAATGCGGGAGAATTTGAGGGGCAAGAACGGTTTGTGGCGCGCAAAAATGTGGTCAAACGCCTGGAAGACGATGGCTATCTGGTTTCGGTGCAAGATTATCTCCATACCGTTCCCTACAGCGATCGCGGTAAAGTTCCTGTAGAACCCCTCCTATCTACCCAGTGGTTTGTCAGCATTCAACCCCTCGCCGATAAAACCCTAGATTTCCTGGACAACCAAAACCTGCCCCGCTTCATTCCGGAACGTTGGAAAAAGGTCTATCGGGATTGGCTAGCCAATATCAAAGACTGGTGCATTTCCCGGCAACTGTGGTGGGGACATCGCATTCCCGCTTGGTATGCCGTTAGCGAAACCAACGGCGAAATTACCGACGATACCCCCTTTGTCGTGGCGAAAAACGAGGAAGAAGCCAGGGGGCAGCTCAAAGCACAATTTGGCGAAAATGTCAAGATCGAACAAGACCCGGATGTGTTGGATACCTGGTTCTCCTCCGGATTGTGGCCCTTTTCTACCTTGGGATGGCCCCACAACACCCAAGATTTAGAAACCTACTATCCCACCACTACCCTGGTCACCGGCTTCGATATTATCTTCTTCTGGGTCGCCCGCATGACCATGATGGCTGGGTATTTCACCGGCACCATGCCTTTTAAAGATGTGTACATCCACGGGTTGGTGCGGGATGAGAACAACAAGAAAATGTCCAAATCCGCCGGCAATGGTATCGATCCGCTGTTGCTGATGGAGAAATACGGTACCGATGCCCTGCGCTATACTTTGGTCAAGGAAGTGGCTGGTGCCGGTCAGGATATCCGTCTGGAATACAACCGCAAAACCGACGAATCTGCCTCGGTGGAAGCTTCCCGCAACTTCGCCAACAAGCTGTGGAACGCGGCACGGTTCGTGTTGATGAATTTGGACGAACAAACCCCGGTCCAGTTGGGGATGCCAGCGGTGGAAAATTGCCAATGGAGCGATCGCTGGATTCTCTCTCGCTACCAGCAAACCGTCAAAAAGACCAGCGATTACCTGAG
Above is a genomic segment from Geitlerinema sp. PCC 9228 containing:
- a CDS encoding valine--tRNA ligase: MSETSNNLAKQYDPKTTEAKWQQFWADKQIFQADPNHPGEPYCIVIPPPNVTGNLHMGHAFEASLIDVLVRYHRMQGYNTLWLPGTDHASIAVQTILDKQLKAEGTNRYELGRENFMQRAWKWKEESGGQIVNQLQRLGVSVDWSRERFTMDAQLSDAVLEAFVRLYQDGLIYRGNYMVNWCPASRSAVSDLEVEPEEVNGHLWQFRYPISDGSGYVEVATTRPETMLGDTAVAVNPNDDRYQHLIGQTLTLPILQRKIPVIADEQVDPEFGTGCVKVTPAHDPNDFQMGQRHKLEFISIMNLDGTLNANAGEFEGQERFVARKNVVKRLEDDGYLVSVQDYLHTVPYSDRGKVPVEPLLSTQWFVSIQPLADKTLDFLDNQNLPRFIPERWKKVYRDWLANIKDWCISRQLWWGHRIPAWYAVSETNGEITDDTPFVVAKNEEEARGQLKAQFGENVKIEQDPDVLDTWFSSGLWPFSTLGWPHNTQDLETYYPTTTLVTGFDIIFFWVARMTMMAGYFTGTMPFKDVYIHGLVRDENNKKMSKSAGNGIDPLLLMEKYGTDALRYTLVKEVAGAGQDIRLEYNRKTDESASVEASRNFANKLWNAARFVLMNLDEQTPVQLGMPAVENCQWSDRWILSRYQQTVKKTSDYLSSYGLGEAAKELYDFIWGDFCDWYIELVKARLQGDDADSRRVAQQVLAHVNEGILKLMHPFMPHLTEEIWQTLTKANAEQTLALQNYPSYDESWVNTQLETDFDLLIGTIRSIRNLRAEAEIKPNTAVGIILQSESDRERQVLEQGQAYIENLAKANPLTITATLDESMQQTLAGVVGTVQVLLPLAGVVDVSELRAKLEKRLQKVEAEVKSYQGRLQNPNFVNKAPEPVVEGARNALAEAEKQA